In the genome of Candidatus Promineifilum breve, the window GCTCGTTGGGCTTTTGCCAATCCTCGATGATCTCCAGCCGCGAATCGCACAGGCCCACCGCCTCGTAGCCCAGATCGAACATATCGGAGTAGAACATGGGCAGATAGGTGTACGGCTCGCCCGCGCCGGCCATGTTGCGCCCGGCGGCGCGACCCATGGCCCGCGCCGCGTCGGCGTGCTCCACGCGGCGGCGCGCGCCCAACACGGCGTCGGGGTAGTTGGCGACGTCGCCCGCGGCGTAGATTTCCGGCCGGGCGGTCAGCAGGCGCGCATCGACGGGGATGCCGTTATCGACCGACAGGCCGATGGCCCGCGCCAGATCGACGTTGGGCACAATGCCGATGCCGGCCACCACGCGGTCGGCCGCCAGCCGCCGGCCGCTGCCGGTCAGCACCGTGGCCCCGTCGGCCCCAGTCTCGATGCCGGTGACGCTCTCGCCGTTGAGCACCGCCACGCCCTGCTCGCGGTAGTAGTCGTTGAGATAGGCGGCCAGCCCGGCGGGGAAAACGCGGTCGCTGATGCCCGCCTCGGGGAAGATGAGCGTCACCTCGTTGCCCTGCTTGCGCAGCGCGGCGGCCACCTCCGAGCCGATGAAGCCGCCGCCGATGACCACGAAGCGCGCCCCCCCGTCGGCGTCGGCCCGCAGCGCGCGGTAGTCGTCGAGCGTGCGGTAGTAGTTCACCGCCTCGCCGCCGAAGGGCAGCCGGCGCGGCACGCCGCCAGTGGCGAGCAGCAGCCGGTCATAGGTATGCACCTCGCCCCGGTCGTCGGTGGCGCGGCGGTTGTCGGCGTCCAACGCGACGACGCGCGTGCCGAAATGGGGCTGCACGTTGCCCGGCAGGGCCACGTAAATCTGTTCGATGGTGCGCTTGCCGTCCCACAGCTTCTTGGACAGCGGCGGCCGGTCATAGGGCGGGTCGCTCTCGGCCGAGATAAGGCCAATCGTCCCCGCCTCGTCCAGTTCGCGGATGCCGTTGGCCGCCGCCGCGCCGGTCATTCCGCCGCCGATGATCAGATAGGGGGTGTGGGGCATGGGCTGTTCTCCTTCATAATTTGACCACGGATACCACGGATTTTACGGATTTTCACGGATAAGAAAAAAAGATAGAACGCAGATGACGCGGATAAGAAAAAGAAATTGAACACGGATGACGCGGATTTACGCGGATTATCGCGGATAAGAGGTAATTATCTCCTATCCGCGATAATCCGCGTCAATCCGTGTCATCCGCGTTCTATCTATTCTCCGCGAAAATATGATAAAGTTCCCACCATCAATCAGGAGCAAGCCCTTATCCATGACTGCCATCCGTCCCCACCACCGCCTCCTCTATTCCGCCGGCTCCCTCGGCGTCGCCCTGTCCTATCAGGCTTTCTCGGCCTACATCCAGTTCCTCTACATCGACACCCTCGGCGTGCGCGCGGCGTGGATTGGGCTTGTCTGGGCGCTCTATGGCCTGTGGAACGCGGTCAACGACCCGCTGGTGGGCTATTGGAGCGACCGCACGCGCAGCCGCTGGGGCCGCCGCGTGCCGTGGATGGCCGGCTCGCTGCTGCCGCTGCTCATCACTTTCTACCTGCTGTGGCTGCCCGGCGGCGGCACGGACTGGTCGGAGCTGAGCCTGCTGTTCTACTTCCTGTTCATCGTGCTCCTGTTCGATTTCTTCTGGTCGGTCTACGTGATGAACTGGACGGCCCTCTTCCCCGAAATGGCCCAGGGCGAGAGCCAGCGGGCGGGCGTCTCGGCCCAGCGCGAGGTGTTCTCCATCTTCGGCCTGCTGGTCGGCGTGGCCCTGCCGCCGCTGCTGGCCGGGGCGGACTGGAGCAACCGGGGCAGCATGGCCGCCCTGCTGACGGCCGTCACCTTCGTCTCCCTTCTGCTCGGCCTGCTGGGCAGCCGCGAGCGGCCGGAGTTCGCCGCCGCGCCGTCGCCCTCCTTCCGCGAATCGATCCGCCTGACACTGGGCAATCGCAACTTCATCATCTTCCTGGCCGCCAACCTGATGATCCAGTACGTCTTTCTGGCGATGGCGTCGTCGATCCCGTTCTACGCCAAGTACGTGCTGCACATCCAGGGGCCGACGACGCTGTTCGGAGTGACGTTGGACGCCGACCTGCAAAACTCGCTGTTGCTGGCCGCGGCCTTTCTGGCGGCATTGCCGGCCATGGCCGTATGGTGGGCGCTGGCCCGGCGTTATGGGGCGTGGCGGGCGCTGCGGGCGGCGGCGCTGCTGGCCGCGGCCACGGCGCTCTACTTCTTTTTCCCCCAGACCTTCGCCGCCGGCATTCTGGGCACGACCCTCTTCGGCCTCAGTCTGGCCGGGCTGCTCATGCTGACCAACCCGCTGCTGGCCGACATCACCGACGAGGACGAGGTGCTGAACGGCGCGCGGCGCGAGGGGATGTTCTTCGGCATGAACGGGCTAATCATCCGGTTGGCCTTCGTCATCCAGGGCTTGCTGACGGCCGTGGTCTTCACCCTGACCGGCTACGTCAGCCCCAGCGCGGGCGTCCTCTTCCCGCCCCAGCCCGACACGGCCCTCTTCGGCATGCGCCTGCTGACCGGCGGCGTCCCGGCCATCGCCCTGGTCGTGGCCTTTCTATTGCTGGGCAGCTATACCCTCCACGGCGCGCGGGCCGCGCAAGTCCGGGCGCAAGCGGCGACGATGCAGGCCGATAAGCTTTCGTCGCTGGAGAATTAGCTACGGATTTAAACGGAAGAAACGGATAAAAAATCCGTTTCTTCCGTTTAAATCCGTAGCCAAATCCTAACCGTCTTTATCCGTTTCTTCCGTCTAAATCCGTAGCCAAATCTTCATCCCACTTCCACCCGGCTAATTGCTCCAGCGTCCGATAGTGGGTCAAGTCGAGGCGCAGCGGCGTGATGGACACGTAGCCGTCCTGTAGCGCGCCGAAGTCCGTCCCCTCGTCGGGCACGCCGGTGGGGTAGTCGCCGCCGATCCAGTAGTAGGGCTGGCCGCGCGGGTCGCGCCGCTCGTCCAGGGCGTCGCGGTAGAGGCGCAACCCCTGGCGCGTCAGGCGCAGCCCTTTGATTTGCGCCAGCGGCAGCGGCGGCACGTTAACGTTCAGCAGCAGCTCGGCCGTCAGCCCGTTGTCGATGGCCGCGCGGACGATGCGCCGGGCGAACTCGGCCGCCGGGGCGTAGTCCCGCTCGACCGTCTTGTCGTCGGCGGCCAGCGAGAAGGCCAGCCCCGGCACGCCGGCGATGACTGCCTCCATCGCCGCCGTCACCGTGCCGCTATAGGTCACGTCGTGGCCCAGATTGCCATAGGTGTTGATGCCCGACACGACCAGATCGACCGGCGGCACGCGCCCCAGCAGCGCCAGGGCCACGCAATCCGACGGCGCGCCGTCGCTCATCAGGGCCGGCGTGCCGTCGCTCAAAGCCGTCTCCCACACCCGCAGCGGCCGGTGGAGCGTCTTCACGTGCCCGCCGCCCGACCAGTTGTGATCGGGGGCCAGGATGGTCACGTCGCCCAGCGTCTTCATCGCCCCGGCCAACGCCAAAAGGCCCGGTGCGTGAACGCCGTCATCATTGGTAACTAGTATATGCATGGTTATGGAGGCTAAGGGAAATACCGATAAATGTCTTTGCGGTGTAAGAAACGGATGAAGGTCACGGTTTCACTCGTAACCGAAACGCCGACGCGGTAATCACCCAAGCGAATGCGGTAGTAGGCACCTTTTGATTGCATTCGTTTGACGCCGGATATATCTTCTAAGGAATCCGCGTCCTCAACGTGCGCCATCAACTCTTGTAACCTTTCGCGAATCTCTTCGCCGCGAATTTTGCGCAGGTCACGAGCGAAACTGGGTGTAAACTCTATTTTCAAGCGCGCCCTGCCAGAATTGCTTCAATTTCACTTCGACTAACTCTTTCACTCGATTCGCCCTCAGCGATAGCCACCAATAACCCGGCATCCTCTATCGCCTCTGACAAGATGTCCTGAAAAATCTCCGGCCGCTCGGCCATCAATTCAAGCATTACCTCTTTGAGCAGATCGCGCACCTTCTCTTCTTCAAGGGAAAAGGTCATCAAGGTCATAGCGCACTTTCTCCATCCGCTGTCTCGAACACGATTATAGCAAGCGGCCTGATTACGGCACGAATTGAGTCTTCACACCCTACCGGCTCAGGTACTCACAAAATCGGCCGTTCCCGCCGCCCCACCCGGCCCCTTGCCCTTGAACTGGCTCATAAACAGCGTGTAGTAGAATCCGCCCTTGTCCATCAGTTCGTCGTGCGTGCCTGCCTCCACGATGGCCCCGCCGTTGACCACCAGGATTTTGGCCGAGTCGCGGATGGTGCTCAGGCGGTGGGCGATGACGAAGCTCGTCCGCCCCTCCATCAGCTTGCGCAGCCCCTCCTGGATGAGCTTTTCGGTGCGGGTGTCCACGTTGCTGGTGGCCTCGTCCAGGCACAGCAGCTTGGGGTTGGCGATCATGGCCCGCGCGATGGTGATCATCTGCCGTTGCCCTTGGCTCAGATTGGCCCCGCGCTCGGTCAGCATCGTGTCATACCCTTGGCGCAGATTGACGATGAACTCGTGGGCGTTGGCCTGCCGGGCGGCGGCGATGCACTCCTCGTCCGTCGCTCCCGCGCGGGCATATTTCAGATTGTTCATCACCGTGTCCGAGAATAGAAACGCCTCCTGCAACACCATGCCCACCTGCTCGCGCAGGCTTTCCTGGGTCAGCCGACTGATGTCCTGGCCGTCCAGCAACACCCGGCCGCTGTCCACGTCATAGTAGCGGGTGAGGATATTCATGATCGTCGATTTACCCGCGCCCGTCGGGCCGCAGATGCCGATCTTCTGGCCCGGCAAGGCCACAAACGAGTTTTGATTGAGGATCTTCTTGCCGGGGACGTAGCTGAAATCGACGTTCTGGAACTCGACACGGCCGCCCTTGAACTCGTAGGGCACGGCGTCGGGCGCGTCCCGCACCGTGGGCTGCTCGTCGATAATGGCGAAGACCCGTCTCGCCCCGGCCACGGCGTTGAGCGCCCCGGCCATCAGGTTGGCGATGCCCGATAGCGGGCTGGTCAATAACGTCACGTAGCCCAGAAAGCCGACAACCGTGCCCACCGGAATGTGGCCCTGCAACGCCTGGAGCGAGCCGAAGGTCAGCACGATCGTCATCTGCAACATGCTCATCGTCAACGTCACCGGGAACTGGAGCAACGAGACAAAGAACGCCCGCGAGGCGGTATCGTAGACATTGCTGGTCAGGGCGTCGTTGCTGTCCTCGGCCCACGCCTGCCGGCCGTTGCTGATGATCACCTTCGCGCCGCTGATCGCCTCTTCCTGGAAGCCGCTGACCGCGCCGACCTGCTCCTGGAGCCGGGCAAAGGCCGGGCCGGAGATGCGTTGCAGGATGGCCGTAATCAACAACAGCGCCGGCACCATGAGCATCGCCATCAACGCCAGCCGCCAGTTGGTGGCGAACATGACGATGACGATCAGGACGATCTGGAACACAGACCGGATGAACGTCGCCACCACGTCCTGATAGAAACCGGCCACCACCTCGGTATCGTTGGTGACGCGGCTCAGCAATTGGCCCAACGGTTGGCGGTCGAAGAAACCAATCGAGAGCGTCTGCAAATGATTGAACAGGTCTTGTTGCAGGGCCGACAACCCGCTCGTCGCCAGATCGGCGATGATCCGCTCGACGATGGTCTGCAACACGAAGTAGATAGCGAGGGCGATCACGGAGTAGAGCAACCAGCGGCCGAGTTCAGCCGTCGTGCCACCCGGCGCGCTGAAGGTATCGACCGCCCGGGCGTTGAAGAACGGGATCACCACGAGGGCGATCACGGCCAATACCGTCAACCCCATCGCCAGCAGGAAGCGGCCGCGATTGCGCCCGCCGGCCATGTAGCCGACCAATCGCCACAGCACCGGAAACAGATCGTCCGGCCGGGCGTTCTTGGCCCCGATGGGTTTGGTGCGCCCCTCAATTTTGTCGCGCAGCGTCTGATAGTCATGGGTTGGTTGATCAACGATGGTCATTGTGCCCTCCCGACGGCCGGCGTGGACGGCAAATCGTCGATGCCGCCCAATTGTGATTCGTAGATCTCGCGATACAGCGTGTTGCCGGCCAATAGCTCCTCGTGGGTTCCCGTGGCGCTAATGGTGCCGCTCTCCATCAGGTAGATTCGGTCCAGATCGATCACCGCGCTGATGCGCTGGGCGATGTAGATGATCGTCGTCTGGGGGCTGAACGTCGGGATGGCCGCCTGGACGCGGCTCTCGGTCGCCACGTCGAGCGCGCTGGTGCTGTCGTCCAGGATGAGGATGCGCGGCTGCGGCACCAGGGTGCGGGTGATGCTCAATCGCTGGCGCTGGCCGCCGGAGAAGTTATAGCCGCGCCGGGCCACCGGCGCGTCGAACTTCTGCGGCAGATTGTCGATGAAGCCGAAGGAATCGGCCGCCCGCGCCGCGCTGGTCAGGTGCTCCTCGTCCGCCTCCGGGTGGCCGAATTTCAGGTTGAAGCGGATGTCACCCTCGAACAGCACCGACTCCTGCAGGGCGATGCCGACGATGTCGCGCAAGTTGGTCTGCGGCAGGTCGCGCACGTCGACGCCGTCGATGGTGATCCGACCCTCATCCACGTCGTAGAAGCGCGGGATCAGATTGACCAGCGCCGTCTTGCCCGCCCCCGTCGCGCCCAGGATGCCCACCCGCTGCCCCGGCTCGATGACCAGATCGATGTTCTTCAACACCGGCGGTTCCTTCATCCCTCCGGGCGTCGAGAAGCCAAAGGAGACGTTCTCGAACGCCACGCGCCCCTTGACCGCCGCCGGATCGAGCGGCTGGGCATTCGGCCTGTCGCCGATGACCGGCACGGCGTCGTAGACTTCGAAGATACGCCGGGCCGAGGCATCGCCGCGCAACATGAAGGGGATGACAATGGCCGTCATGGCCAACGGGGCAATGGTCAGCTGCAAATATTGCATGAAGCTGATCACGTCGCCCACGGCCAGCCCGGTGCCCTCGATGACCTGCGCGCCGCCGGTGCGGAAGGTCAGGATCAGGGCCGCCTGGGTGAAGACGGTCAGGAAGACGGTCAGAATGCCGATTAAGAACTGGGCGGTGAAGGCCGGTTGGCGCATGGCCTCGGCCCGTCCGCGAAACTTCTCCGTCTCCAGTTCCTCGCGGGTGAACGCCTTGACGACGCGGATGCCCGACAGATTTTCCTGCAACGTGTTGTTCAGGTCGTCGAGCCGCCGCTGCCGCTTCATAAAGGCCGCCAGGATGCGCGGCACCAGCACGCCCACGACGCCCAACACGACCACCGTCGTCAGCAGCATGATCCAGACCAGTTGGGGCGTGTTGATGATGGCCATGACCACGGCGATCAGAATCATCGCCGGGGCGAAAAGGACCAGCAAGACGGCAAACATGACGGCATTGGCGACGGTGTTGACGTCGGCGTTCAGGCGCACCATCAAATTGCCGGTGCGAAACTGGTCGAAATTGGCGAATGAGAACGTTTGAATCTTGGCAAACAACTCGGTGCGGATGTAGTAGGCCGTGCCCTGGGCAAAGAAGACGGCCAGGGCCGCCGTGCCGGCCAGACACAGCCCGGCCACGGCGGTCAAGACCGTCATCGTAATGCCGGTGTTGACGATGACCAGGATGTTACCGGCATAAAGCCCCTCGTTCAGGAGCTTCTGGGTCTGGGTCGCCATCAGGATGGTGCAGAGCGCGGCCACAATCAGCAAGATCTGCGAGAGGATGAGACGGCCGCGATACCCCTTGTAGATGGTAGTCAGGCGACGAAGCGATGAAAACATCGTGGGCCTCCTTATGGGATGCAACGAAACGAGCTTAACTTAGACGCGGTCAAAGTGAGTCTGTTTAAAGTGATCGGGATACTTCAACCCATACCCGACCATCCGATCCATGCCGATATGGGCCAGCCAGATGAGGGCCACCGGCGCAGCCCACGGCCAGCCCAACGCCCAGCCCGCCACGCCCACGAGTAGCGGCCAGACGATGATATGCGCCAGATTATAGGTTACACTGCCCACCCGCGGCCCGAACAGATAGCCAATGGCCGACAGATCCGGGGCGAGCAAAAAGACGAGGAAGGCCCACAGCGGCAGGCCCAGGCGGAAATAAACGAACGCGGCCGTCACCAGGACAGCCGCGCCTTCCAAATGTAACAACAGGCGCGGCAGGCTCACCCGCCGCGCCTCCCTTTCAGGGGCCATAAAGGTCCTGGATTAGTGATTCCGCTGGCGGTTGCTATACCCACCGCCGCCAATCGAGCCGATGTCGATCAGAAAGCCGAAGGCAACCACCGCCCATTGCAGCCCACTGACCCCGCCCGGCGACATGAGCACGTAGGTCAGCGTCGTCCACGGCAGGAAGAGCAGCCCGGCGATGGGCCACAGGATATTGCTGAAGGCCGCGTTCCAGCGCGCCGTGTCCAGGAAGTACCAGCCGATGCCGGCAATACGCGGGCCAATGAAGATGAGCAAGGACAATATACAACACATAATAGCCTCCTGATAGTTACCCGGCGGCCAGTCGCGCTTTCTCGGCGGCCAGCCGCGCTTTCTCGGCTGCCACGTCAAAGTCCATCGTCGGGTATTGGGGGTTCATCTCGCGCAACGTCTCGGCCACCAGTTGGGTCAGCAGCCAGTCGCGATGCCATTTGCGGTCGGCGGGGATGACGTACCACGGCGCATACGCGGTCGAACAGCGCGTCAGCGCCGCCTGATAGGCCGCCTGATATTGATCCCACAACTGCCGCTCGTCCACGTCGCCGGGGTTATATTTCCAATGCTTGCTGGGGTCGGCCAGCCGGTCGAGCAGGCGCTGCTGCTGCTCCTCCTTGCTGATGTGGAGCATACACTTGAGGAAGACCACGCCCTGTTCGCTCCATTTCTGCTCCCAGGCGTTGATCTCGTCATAGCGGCCGCTCCACACGTCCTCGGGAACGAGATTGCGCACGCGCACAATGAGCACGTCCTCGTAATGGGAGCGGTCGAAGATGCCGATGGCCCCGGCGGGCGGCATGGCCCGGTCGATGCGCCACAGGAAATGGCGGCGCTTCTCCTCTTTGGTCGGCGCGCCGAAGCTGGTCATCCGCAGGCCAATCGGCTCGCACACCCGGTCGATGGCCTTAACCGCCCCGCCCTTGCCCGACGTGTCCATGCCTTGCAGGACGATGAGCAAGCGCCGTTTGCCGCCTTGTTTCGACTCGGCGAAGAGGCGCTCCTGTAGGTCGGTGACCTCGCCCTCCAGCGCCGCCGCCTCGGCCCGCGCCAGCACCTTGTCGGTCGGCCCGGCCACGACGCGGCGCGGATCCACTGCCGTCAGGTCGAACTCCGGCCCCACGCGCAGCAGATCGCGCACGGTTGGCGGCGCGGCCTTGGCCTCGCGTTTGTCGCTTTTCTTTTTCTTAGCCATCCGCCTCTCCTTGTACGTCGGGATGGCATCCCGACCGAGTAACCATGTAGGTCGGGATGGTATCCCGACCAACTATCCCGACCAACTATCCCGACCGAGTAACCATGTAGGTCG includes:
- a CDS encoding DUF4260 domain-containing protein, with the protein product MAPEREARRVSLPRLLLHLEGAAVLVTAAFVYFRLGLPLWAFLVFLLAPDLSAIGYLFGPRVGSVTYNLAHIIVWPLLVGVAGWALGWPWAAPVALIWLAHIGMDRMVGYGLKYPDHFKQTHFDRV
- a CDS encoding MFS transporter gives rise to the protein MTAIRPHHRLLYSAGSLGVALSYQAFSAYIQFLYIDTLGVRAAWIGLVWALYGLWNAVNDPLVGYWSDRTRSRWGRRVPWMAGSLLPLLITFYLLWLPGGGTDWSELSLLFYFLFIVLLFDFFWSVYVMNWTALFPEMAQGESQRAGVSAQREVFSIFGLLVGVALPPLLAGADWSNRGSMAALLTAVTFVSLLLGLLGSRERPEFAAAPSPSFRESIRLTLGNRNFIIFLAANLMIQYVFLAMASSIPFYAKYVLHIQGPTTLFGVTLDADLQNSLLLAAAFLAALPAMAVWWALARRYGAWRALRAAALLAAATALYFFFPQTFAAGILGTTLFGLSLAGLLMLTNPLLADITDEDEVLNGARREGMFFGMNGLIIRLAFVIQGLLTAVVFTLTGYVSPSAGVLFPPQPDTALFGMRLLTGGVPAIALVVAFLLLGSYTLHGARAAQVRAQAATMQADKLSSLEN
- a CDS encoding NAD(P)/FAD-dependent oxidoreductase: MPHTPYLIIGGGMTGAAAANGIRELDEAGTIGLISAESDPPYDRPPLSKKLWDGKRTIEQIYVALPGNVQPHFGTRVVALDADNRRATDDRGEVHTYDRLLLATGGVPRRLPFGGEAVNYYRTLDDYRALRADADGGARFVVIGGGFIGSEVAAALRKQGNEVTLIFPEAGISDRVFPAGLAAYLNDYYREQGVAVLNGESVTGIETGADGATVLTGSGRRLAADRVVAGIGIVPNVDLARAIGLSVDNGIPVDARLLTARPEIYAAGDVANYPDAVLGARRRVEHADAARAMGRAAGRNMAGAGEPYTYLPMFYSDMFDLGYEAVGLCDSRLEIIEDWQKPNERGALYYLKDGRLCGVLLLDIWDRVDEARALIEAGGAPTAESLKGTFG
- a CDS encoding type II toxin-antitoxin system RelE family toxin — encoded protein: MKIEFTPSFARDLRKIRGEEIRERLQELMAHVEDADSLEDISGVKRMQSKGAYYRIRLGDYRVGVSVTSETVTFIRFLHRKDIYRYFP
- the surE gene encoding 5'/3'-nucleotidase SurE; the protein is MHILVTNDDGVHAPGLLALAGAMKTLGDVTILAPDHNWSGGGHVKTLHRPLRVWETALSDGTPALMSDGAPSDCVALALLGRVPPVDLVVSGINTYGNLGHDVTYSGTVTAAMEAVIAGVPGLAFSLAADDKTVERDYAPAAEFARRIVRAAIDNGLTAELLLNVNVPPLPLAQIKGLRLTRQGLRLYRDALDERRDPRGQPYYWIGGDYPTGVPDEGTDFGALQDGYVSITPLRLDLTHYRTLEQLAGWKWDEDLATDLDGRNG
- a CDS encoding ABC transporter ATP-binding protein, translating into MTIVDQPTHDYQTLRDKIEGRTKPIGAKNARPDDLFPVLWRLVGYMAGGRNRGRFLLAMGLTVLAVIALVVIPFFNARAVDTFSAPGGTTAELGRWLLYSVIALAIYFVLQTIVERIIADLATSGLSALQQDLFNHLQTLSIGFFDRQPLGQLLSRVTNDTEVVAGFYQDVVATFIRSVFQIVLIVIVMFATNWRLALMAMLMVPALLLITAILQRISGPAFARLQEQVGAVSGFQEEAISGAKVIISNGRQAWAEDSNDALTSNVYDTASRAFFVSLLQFPVTLTMSMLQMTIVLTFGSLQALQGHIPVGTVVGFLGYVTLLTSPLSGIANLMAGALNAVAGARRVFAIIDEQPTVRDAPDAVPYEFKGGRVEFQNVDFSYVPGKKILNQNSFVALPGQKIGICGPTGAGKSTIMNILTRYYDVDSGRVLLDGQDISRLTQESLREQVGMVLQEAFLFSDTVMNNLKYARAGATDEECIAAARQANAHEFIVNLRQGYDTMLTERGANLSQGQRQMITIARAMIANPKLLCLDEATSNVDTRTEKLIQEGLRKLMEGRTSFVIAHRLSTIRDSAKILVVNGGAIVEAGTHDELMDKGGFYYTLFMSQFKGKGPGGAAGTADFVST
- a CDS encoding PPK2 family polyphosphate kinase, which codes for MAKKKKSDKREAKAAPPTVRDLLRVGPEFDLTAVDPRRVVAGPTDKVLARAEAAALEGEVTDLQERLFAESKQGGKRRLLIVLQGMDTSGKGGAVKAIDRVCEPIGLRMTSFGAPTKEEKRRHFLWRIDRAMPPAGAIGIFDRSHYEDVLIVRVRNLVPEDVWSGRYDEINAWEQKWSEQGVVFLKCMLHISKEEQQQRLLDRLADPSKHWKYNPGDVDERQLWDQYQAAYQAALTRCSTAYAPWYVIPADRKWHRDWLLTQLVAETLREMNPQYPTMDFDVAAEKARLAAEKARLAAG
- a CDS encoding ABC transporter ATP-binding protein, which gives rise to MFSSLRRLTTIYKGYRGRLILSQILLIVAALCTILMATQTQKLLNEGLYAGNILVIVNTGITMTVLTAVAGLCLAGTAALAVFFAQGTAYYIRTELFAKIQTFSFANFDQFRTGNLMVRLNADVNTVANAVMFAVLLVLFAPAMILIAVVMAIINTPQLVWIMLLTTVVVLGVVGVLVPRILAAFMKRQRRLDDLNNTLQENLSGIRVVKAFTREELETEKFRGRAEAMRQPAFTAQFLIGILTVFLTVFTQAALILTFRTGGAQVIEGTGLAVGDVISFMQYLQLTIAPLAMTAIVIPFMLRGDASARRIFEVYDAVPVIGDRPNAQPLDPAAVKGRVAFENVSFGFSTPGGMKEPPVLKNIDLVIEPGQRVGILGATGAGKTALVNLIPRFYDVDEGRITIDGVDVRDLPQTNLRDIVGIALQESVLFEGDIRFNLKFGHPEADEEHLTSAARAADSFGFIDNLPQKFDAPVARRGYNFSGGQRQRLSITRTLVPQPRILILDDSTSALDVATESRVQAAIPTFSPQTTIIYIAQRISAVIDLDRIYLMESGTISATGTHEELLAGNTLYREIYESQLGGIDDLPSTPAVGRAQ